The following proteins are encoded in a genomic region of Thiomicrospira sp. R3:
- the gspN gene encoding type II secretion system protein N, which yields MKLTRWLVGFLFVFLVFVVGFASQIPASFVLQKFNHHLPADWHISQPKGTLWQGQVSVSYKGVGFNQLSWQLKSSDVLLVWLKKSLPISLQLRHNQDQLDLDLVVAADQMKLFIAQGQLDMARFAAPFAQQHFVLNGLKGQLHLRDLFVIIEFNPEFMPDTPWIKDVAGRVAITDLSVMGAEVEQLIIEAMMQQQTVLLELKAEEESWQLSGSSRLSPPNQFENQFELNTEQPNQFPDWALMTMHQVSPTQARAQITGRW from the coding sequence ATGAAATTAACGCGATGGTTGGTTGGTTTTTTATTTGTATTTTTGGTGTTTGTGGTCGGTTTTGCGAGTCAGATCCCTGCAAGTTTTGTTCTGCAAAAATTTAATCATCATCTGCCCGCTGATTGGCATATTTCGCAACCCAAGGGAACGCTATGGCAAGGCCAGGTTTCGGTGTCTTATAAAGGTGTGGGTTTTAATCAGCTTAGCTGGCAATTAAAAAGCTCAGATGTTTTGTTGGTTTGGTTAAAAAAATCCTTGCCGATAAGCCTCCAACTGCGTCACAATCAGGATCAGCTTGATCTAGATTTGGTGGTCGCTGCTGATCAAATGAAGCTATTTATTGCGCAGGGGCAGCTGGATATGGCACGATTCGCCGCGCCTTTTGCACAGCAGCATTTTGTATTAAATGGCTTGAAGGGACAGCTTCATCTTCGTGATCTGTTTGTAATTATTGAGTTTAACCCTGAGTTTATGCCTGATACGCCATGGATTAAGGATGTGGCGGGGCGTGTAGCGATAACGGACTTAAGCGTGATGGGTGCTGAAGTTGAGCAGCTAATCATTGAGGCGATGATGCAGCAACAGACGGTTTTATTAGAGCTAAAGGCTGAAGAAGAAAGTTGGCAATTATCGGGTAGCAGCCGTTTATCTCCACCTAATCAATTTGAGAATCAGTTTGAGCTTAATACTGAGCAGCCAAATCAGTTTCCGGATTGGGCCTTGATGACGATGCACCAAGTTTCGCCTACTCAAGCCCGCGCCCAAATCACTGGGCGTTGGTAG
- the gspM gene encoding type II secretion system protein GspM yields MLMQTESLQPLIDRWQALAIRERILILALAVLLSVFVVYRFAWLPLQTQQQQAQQRLAIAEQQWQWLNQQIPAIQQAQSLPVQGKVQTQSQLLAHIQQSLRSENLMNQMASIRPAANGVQVVFNQVDAPRFFQWLASLEQQNLVAERLQVEPVSQGLVKVTLSYRLAL; encoded by the coding sequence ATGTTAATGCAAACTGAAAGCCTTCAGCCATTAATCGATCGCTGGCAGGCGTTAGCCATCCGCGAACGTATTTTGATCCTGGCCTTAGCTGTTCTGCTGAGTGTGTTTGTTGTTTACCGTTTTGCATGGCTTCCATTGCAAACTCAGCAACAGCAGGCTCAGCAACGCCTGGCGATTGCCGAACAACAATGGCAATGGCTTAATCAACAGATCCCTGCGATTCAACAAGCTCAATCTTTGCCGGTACAAGGCAAGGTGCAAACTCAATCACAGTTATTAGCGCACATTCAGCAGAGTTTACGCAGCGAAAATTTGATGAATCAAATGGCATCGATTCGGCCCGCTGCCAATGGTGTTCAGGTCGTGTTTAATCAGGTTGATGCACCGCGTTTTTTTCAATGGCTGGCCTCGCTTGAACAACAGAACTTAGTTGCAGAGCGGTTGCAGGTTGAGCCAGTAAGCCAAGGGCTAGTCAAGGTGACCTTGAGCTACAGGTTGGCTTTATGA
- the gspL gene encoding type II secretion system protein GspL codes for MNSYFDLDDQLHIAEPDLANQAGLKIVWVPSRWVSVLRVFVPGKSRHQWLEAMPYAIEEQLAQPLEALHLVVLNRDKQGMVTVAVVAKQRMQAWLSALAESDLKQAWLVPECFSLDYTNQEHGADSLACWVAMDSMIEPHSRLVRTGRYSGLSIDASHWAAFVQSAQAQMPALVVEPASRVEVESISALRRFNLCQGEFAPFSSASRQWRPWRWPAGLAALWLILLGVQTHWQTQQTLEQAQVYQQQTETLFRQLFPQTQRVVNIQVQTQSFLNQSSAQAAQVSPVQILSLLESAMGSQTSVKAGRMEWQNQRLSLSLSASNTEQLEQFMSKLNTNLPAGLSARLQVQNLTANQVEGVLHVNAN; via the coding sequence ATGAATAGTTATTTTGATTTAGACGACCAGTTACATATCGCTGAACCTGATTTGGCTAATCAAGCAGGGCTGAAAATCGTCTGGGTACCGAGTCGTTGGGTGAGTGTTTTGCGGGTATTTGTGCCCGGAAAATCGCGTCATCAATGGTTGGAGGCGATGCCCTATGCTATTGAAGAACAATTAGCGCAACCGCTTGAAGCCTTGCATCTTGTGGTATTAAATCGTGACAAGCAAGGGATGGTAACGGTTGCGGTCGTCGCTAAGCAGCGAATGCAGGCCTGGTTATCTGCTTTAGCTGAATCGGATTTAAAGCAGGCCTGGTTAGTGCCTGAATGTTTTTCATTGGACTATACGAATCAAGAGCATGGGGCGGATTCTTTGGCCTGTTGGGTTGCGATGGATTCAATGATAGAACCCCATAGTCGATTGGTACGAACAGGGAGGTATAGTGGATTGAGTATTGATGCGTCGCATTGGGCTGCTTTTGTTCAGTCGGCTCAGGCTCAAATGCCCGCTTTAGTGGTAGAGCCGGCCTCGCGCGTTGAGGTTGAATCTATCTCGGCATTAAGGCGGTTTAATTTATGCCAGGGCGAATTTGCCCCGTTCTCATCGGCAAGCCGTCAATGGCGGCCTTGGCGTTGGCCAGCTGGCTTGGCCGCACTTTGGTTGATATTGCTGGGTGTGCAAACCCATTGGCAAACCCAGCAAACGTTGGAGCAAGCACAGGTTTATCAACAGCAGACCGAAACCCTGTTTAGACAGTTATTTCCACAAACTCAGCGAGTTGTTAATATTCAGGTGCAGACTCAATCGTTTTTAAATCAAAGCTCAGCCCAGGCTGCTCAAGTTTCCCCCGTTCAGATTTTAAGCCTATTAGAGTCGGCAATGGGTTCGCAAACGTCAGTTAAAGCGGGACGAATGGAATGGCAAAATCAACGTTTAAGCTTGTCTTTAAGCGCGAGTAATACCGAACAGTTAGAGCAGTTTATGTCAAAACTTAATACAAACTTACCCGCTGGGCTAAGCGCGAGACTTCAGGTACAAAACCTCACCGCAAATCAGGTTGAAGGGGTGCTACATGTTAATGCAAACTGA
- the gspK gene encoding type II secretion system minor pseudopilin GspK, which yields MTGLRQRGFALLTVLIVVALVAVIASGIQYQQRLDIQRSAYMLNQSQAITVAAGVDAWVKKGLAFDASQNQVDHLGEVWAQPMFPMSFEGGDISGQLVDMQARFNLNNLIEADEQKQAQWREVLERILGQQNLAMDWVAPLIDWLDADNNPIAGGAESDSYLLKTPPYRAANRRMVLPEEARLLVGMDTQQFEMMAPWISALPKTTPINVNTAEPEVLQGLAEFMDSTLIEVWQELRQTEPAQDISAFRQFLVQNTGRELEDVTQALPDWMISVQTEFFQLNGVVEYGIARLNARALYYRQQQQVNLLQRWVALADE from the coding sequence ATGACAGGCCTTAGGCAAAGGGGGTTTGCGTTATTAACCGTGCTGATTGTCGTTGCACTGGTAGCGGTCATTGCCAGTGGTATTCAATATCAGCAACGTTTGGATATTCAGCGCAGTGCCTATATGCTCAATCAGAGCCAAGCGATTACAGTGGCTGCGGGGGTGGATGCATGGGTGAAAAAAGGTTTGGCGTTTGATGCGAGCCAAAACCAAGTCGATCATCTGGGCGAGGTTTGGGCGCAACCTATGTTTCCGATGAGTTTTGAAGGCGGTGACATTAGTGGTCAATTAGTTGATATGCAGGCTCGCTTTAATCTAAATAACCTCATTGAAGCCGATGAGCAAAAGCAAGCACAGTGGCGTGAAGTATTGGAGCGTATATTGGGTCAACAAAATCTAGCCATGGATTGGGTTGCGCCTTTAATAGATTGGTTGGATGCGGATAATAATCCAATAGCAGGAGGGGCAGAGAGTGATAGCTATTTATTAAAAACACCGCCTTATCGTGCTGCTAATCGTAGGATGGTTTTGCCAGAAGAAGCCCGATTATTAGTTGGCATGGATACACAGCAATTTGAAATGATGGCACCTTGGATCAGTGCGCTACCTAAAACAACGCCGATTAACGTCAATACGGCGGAGCCAGAGGTGTTGCAAGGTTTGGCCGAGTTTATGGACTCTACACTCATAGAGGTTTGGCAGGAATTGCGCCAAACAGAACCAGCTCAGGATATTTCAGCTTTTCGTCAGTTTTTGGTTCAAAACACGGGCCGGGAGTTGGAGGATGTCACACAGGCGTTACCGGATTGGATGATTAGTGTACAAACAGAGTTTTTTCAGCTCAATGGTGTGGTTGAATATGGGATAGCGCGCCTGAATGCACGTGCTTTATATTATCGACAACAGCAGCAGGTTAATCTGCTACAACGATGGGTTGCGTTAGCAGATGAATAG
- the gspJ gene encoding type II secretion system minor pseudopilin GspJ, with translation MTPYGSVKAGSAQAGFTLIELLVAIAVSAVIALLAYQSIDSAVRVSESHNQQQSELTQLQRAIWWLEQDVMQMAARPILDELGSSLPAMQLQPGQFEWTRIALYPTPYSSAGLVRVRYLLEDNQLVRLSWSVLDRAPDSQPRRQILLNQVDAMTVRLLDNNQFWFDFWPQPNRPLEDLPRLVEIELTLEGQGRVRRLLPGVDGMILNDRP, from the coding sequence ATGACACCTTATGGTTCAGTGAAGGCAGGTTCGGCGCAGGCGGGTTTTACGCTGATTGAGTTACTGGTGGCCATTGCTGTGTCGGCGGTGATTGCGTTACTTGCTTATCAAAGTATTGATAGTGCGGTGCGTGTGAGTGAGTCACATAACCAGCAGCAATCTGAACTTACCCAGTTACAACGGGCAATATGGTGGTTAGAACAGGATGTGATGCAAATGGCAGCGCGACCTATTTTAGATGAGTTGGGTTCATCATTACCTGCGATGCAACTCCAACCGGGGCAATTTGAATGGACACGCATTGCGCTTTATCCAACCCCCTATTCATCCGCCGGCTTGGTGCGGGTTCGTTATTTATTGGAGGATAATCAATTGGTGCGATTAAGTTGGTCAGTACTTGATCGTGCTCCCGATTCTCAGCCGCGTCGACAGATTCTGTTGAACCAGGTGGACGCCATGACGGTTAGGCTGTTAGATAACAATCAGTTTTGGTTTGACTTTTGGCCACAGCCCAACCGGCCCTTAGAGGACTTGCCACGTTTAGTTGAAATTGAACTTACGCTTGAAGGTCAAGGTCGTGTTCGTCGATTATTGCCTGGCGTTGATGGGATGATTCTTAATGACAGGCCTTAG
- the gspI gene encoding type II secretion system minor pseudopilin GspI, with protein MCLKTDLTLRQSGFTLIEVMVAVLIVAVALAALSQTLGVMTQQQTSLAERTYGNWVAQNRLIELQFSLGDEVENQTEVEMLGIVWQTHLELDTTAIPGMMRASLDVKLKDSAHSSARLVTVVGE; from the coding sequence TTGTGTTTGAAAACTGATTTGACATTAAGGCAATCGGGTTTTACCTTAATCGAGGTTATGGTTGCGGTGTTGATTGTGGCGGTTGCCCTTGCGGCATTGAGCCAAACCTTGGGGGTCATGACACAGCAGCAAACTAGTTTAGCTGAGCGTACTTATGGCAACTGGGTCGCGCAGAACCGTTTAATCGAATTACAGTTTAGTCTGGGTGATGAAGTTGAAAATCAAACCGAAGTTGAAATGCTAGGTATTGTTTGGCAGACTCATTTAGAGCTTGATACTACAGCGATACCCGGAATGATGCGTGCCAGCTTGGATGTTAAGCTTAAAGACAGTGCGCATAGTTCAGCGCGTTTGGTCACTGTGGTGGGCGAATGA